A part of Gemmatimonas groenlandica genomic DNA contains:
- a CDS encoding NAD(+)/NADH kinase, protein MRVGVIGHKGYVGLPAILGTLLDIAPGLGLTLLFEQDLWEIAEEGEKLETPEQVDALFTLGGDGTLLRGARFLNGRTVPILGINLGRLGFLTACSGEEFEQGVRRFAAGDFVSEPRMALESCALNRDGIERCSWLSLNDVVLHKGGFARVVKFTVFVDDEAIGSYSADGLVVSTPTGSTGYSLSAGGPIVVPTVESIVLTPVSPHTLAMRPLVLPPQVEVKVRADDGPEELLVTIDGQVGTTFTGGETLVVRKARNAVQIVRFPGTTFFTRLRRKLGWGGLSERDGETI, encoded by the coding sequence ATGCGCGTCGGCGTCATCGGCCACAAGGGATACGTCGGACTTCCTGCGATCCTCGGCACACTGCTCGACATCGCGCCGGGCCTCGGGCTGACGTTGCTCTTCGAACAGGATCTCTGGGAGATCGCCGAGGAGGGGGAAAAGCTCGAGACGCCCGAGCAGGTCGACGCGCTCTTCACGCTGGGCGGGGACGGTACGCTCCTTCGCGGCGCGCGGTTCCTGAACGGGCGCACGGTGCCGATTCTCGGTATCAACCTCGGTCGCCTTGGCTTTCTCACGGCGTGTAGCGGCGAAGAGTTCGAGCAGGGCGTTCGCCGTTTCGCGGCTGGGGATTTCGTCTCTGAGCCGCGCATGGCACTCGAGTCGTGCGCGCTCAATCGCGACGGTATCGAGCGGTGCAGCTGGCTCTCGCTGAATGACGTCGTCCTGCACAAGGGTGGCTTCGCGCGCGTGGTGAAGTTCACCGTGTTCGTGGACGACGAAGCCATCGGGTCGTACTCGGCCGACGGCCTGGTCGTATCCACGCCGACCGGCTCCACTGGCTATTCGCTCTCCGCCGGCGGTCCGATCGTCGTGCCGACGGTGGAGAGCATCGTACTGACGCCCGTCTCGCCCCACACGCTGGCCATGCGGCCGTTGGTGCTGCCGCCGCAGGTGGAGGTCAAGGTGCGTGCGGATGATGGCCCTGAAGAGCTTTTGGTGACGATCGACGGGCAGGTGGGCACTACCTTCACCGGTGGCGAGACGTTGGTGGTTCGCAAGGCGCGCAACGCCGTGCAGATTGTGCGCTTTCCGGGCACCACGTTCTTCACGCGATTGCGCCGGAAGCTCGGGTGGGGTGGACTCTCCGAGCGAGACGGCGAGACGATTTGA